Below is a genomic region from Henckelia pumila isolate YLH828 chromosome 3, ASM3356847v2, whole genome shotgun sequence.
CAAAAATAATGACGAGCTAGAAGAAATATAACTATGGGAACCCTAACCTTGTTCATTTTCTTGGCCAACTCTATTGATTCCTCCAAGGACTTTATAAGCCTCAGAATGAACTGAATCCACCCTCAAGGAATATATCTTAACCCCAGCTTCTAGGGTACAACTTGCCTACATAACAAGTTAAGATGTGGCAGGTGTGAAATGAATAAACGAACATAAAACGTTAGTCATGTGCACGCTCTGAGAGTGTTTCTTGTATAAAGGTATGTCATCAGTATCAGCCTGTGCGCCACATTTCCAGCCCAAGAATCGATATCATTTGCACATATGACCGATCATAATAACTCACCAAACCTACTTTATTAGGAGTTTGAGCACATGAAATGCGTGACCAAAGCTAGAACGTACATAATTGCtttcaatattatacttaaagcTCTCAATTTTCCACTAGCGCAGAATCCTGCAACAGCTTATCAGAAATGTATGTTAAAAACATGACAAAATGCTAGCATGAGAGAACAAAAGTTTCTTAGGCAGACACTCAACTTAGACGGAtgattattaataaaaaatttatctttcctTTTTCCTTCTTTGTATCATTTTCCAAAGTTCGGATCCCATCATTTTTTAGTACCAAAATCCAGCCAAATATACAATTCACAAACTTGAGCCAAGATATTCAAACTGCTCTTGCAACTATTAATCCCCGGTAACGACAGCGAAATGAACACTAGAACTAAGCTTCTTAAAACACTCAATTACTCACGCGTCTACTAAACTTCGATTTCTTCCAAAGCCTCCTCGTCTGAAATGGGGAATAAATTTAACTACGAACCACAGGATCGTATCAACTACAGTGATGTATAACAAAGCAAATGCCAAACTGAGCTTCCCATTACCAAGAAGCTGTCTTCCCCGTTTATTAAGAGAAAAGACACCTTTTAATTGAACCCATGAAAATCTTTGAGTCTACCTTTTGGAAATTGGTCTCGGCATCATTTTCTTCTTCAACTTTAATAATTTCTCCAAggtgatcaatcaaattcagcTCCCACGTATTCTTCTGATTAATTTTCTGAACGGACACGGTATTCAAAATATACGTATTAAAACAAAAAAGATTACAAACAAAAACAGAAAACACGGAAGTAACAACAGAAACTGAAAAACAAATCCGAACATTTTCACTGGCAAGTTTAATGCAATTGTGTAACAATTGAAGGATCTGTTCTTTTCCGAGACATGGGTCATCTTCAGGAGAAGTAGAAGTAGGAGCGCCGAGCTTGCGGCGGACAGCGGCGGCTCGGGCTGCGCGTGCCTGGGCCCTTTCGAGTTTATCGTTGTTGGAGGCCAGGAAGAACGGACTCGTCGGGGAGAACGGAGCCCTTTGTTTCGCTTTCGGGCTTAAGGCTTCAGCCATTGTCGTTAACGTTGATAACTCAAAATTTGCAGAAATTGGAGCAACAGATACGATCTGagtgcaaaatttttgaaaatggtgatgTTTATGTTCGTTCCCCTCTTtcgatttgaatttttagttgcttattatattattatatcatataaatataaatatacccTTTTTGTTCTTTCCTTCATTTCACAAGTCGTCGTGACATTTaacaaaaattattaaaaaacaaattatatacaaattttttattttatttttacttgatttATTCAAAAAATAGTTATATAATTTTCACAAATTTTAGTAACAgtgatatattattaaaaatatagaaATATTATTGTCATATATAGTGTACATTTATATATTTGGAACAAAAAAACATGACTAGATAATTGAAACTAgagggtgtttgggagagcttaaaAACTTTtgcaaacagcttataagctgttttagagcttttaaaatctcaaattttgtttggcaaaaatttttaaaaaaaacttataagctgtcaaaataagctgtttttaaaaaaagtaaggAGGAaggtacttttttcaaaaagatcttattttaatattctatctctctaaaatatccttgaatattttcataaatctccgTCATATCCTCcactcattaaatattaaatattattttttaaaaaaattacaaatcacataaatttttctaaattaaaatattaaaacaattttattttttaatatatgtttattctaaaactattttcgtatgtgtataactcaaaattttattttcatataattataccATTTTTGGTAATGTTGACACTTTGGCCCCGTTTGGTTTTAAAAGCTAggccaaaaaagcacttttttaagtgctttttatttaataaagtgtttggttgaccaaaaaagtgcttaaataagcactttttaaagtcaaaattagagttttttcaaaagccaaaaattatagcttaaaaaagtgcttttttaaaaaaatgtctatCAAATCCAAACGGAGCTTTTGGCTaagcttattaaaaagagcAAAGTTGTTTTACGAGtttataagctgttagaacttattttaaaaataagtttttaaagtgtttgggtaaacttattttaaacaacttaaagatgttgatatgtttggtattataagatatttttattgtcaaaattaccaaaaagggtataattttatgaaaataaaattttgagttatacacatacgaaaatagttttagaataaacatatattaaaaaataaaattgttttaatattttactttagaaaaatttatgtgatttataattttttttaaaataatatttaatatttaatgggtggaaGATATGATgaagatttatgaaaatattcaatgatattttagagagatggaatattaaaataagactttttttgaaaaaagtactTCCTCCCGCttactttttaaaaaacagcttataagctgtttgaaagagcttttaaactctctcaaacaccctctaaaaagatcttataataccaaacatatcaacatctttaagttgtttaaaataagtttacccaaacactttaacagcttattttaaaataagttctaacagcttataagctcgtaaaacagcttttaagcaCTAGGAGCTTATAAGCACTTTTTAATAAGgttagccaaacaccctctaacAAATATCTTTTATGTAAAAGTTGAAGTTATCATAAAATCATCtccaaaatatatcaaaatattttattttataatcacTCTTTTCACACACTTTCATACACAGTGAAATTTTGTGTTCGTGATAATTGATAACGCACtgtgattattattttactcGTGCTGCGTGTGTACATATtctattaataataataatactgcCTCCATGAGGATGTCTTAGTTGGTGTAGTAAGTGAGCACTTTGGCTAGATGTCAGGAGCTCGATTCGGCGATTCATCCTCCAACACATTCTTAAACTAGCTTATCGCACGGAGCTTCTTAGTACGCTTTACTTGGCTAGCATAATTTACTTGTTATTGTGTTAGTTTGAGGTTCACCCAATGCGCATTGAAATAAAGCGGATGTGGATTCCCacatcataaaatttaattaaataaaaataaaacgatATTATTCCAATTCCCacatcataaaatttaattaaagaaaaataaaactataCTATCTAATAAAACACACATGAcgtcaaaaaaaaaagtgaacgCTCATATACTCTATAAAAAAACACACATAGGaatttcccaaaaaaaaaaaaacacacacacacatatactatatatatatatatatatatatatataatgatttaGTCGGTTATTCAATTTGATGGAATAAATCATTGTTTGAAACGTCACGAGCTTAATTACATCTATCAATATTTTTTGGTTGAGTTTCTTCTAATGCAATTTATTCAACTAACATAATTTACAAATTATTGTATTGATCAATTTATACACAACTTGTTCAATGcgatttaggtagtgtttgcaacctctaaaaaaaatcttcaaaatcacttatttttagagtttgcaaacactaccttaccTCGTTACTCACTAGATTCAAAATGTAGTtatgttttacattaatttTACTATAaactaaattatattttttgataAAATTGAATGGATCGAGTGCCATTATCATCACTAAGTTCACATAATCAAAGAAACGTAATATAAAGTATAAACTACTTATTGTTGgtgtaatttttttatgtaaatTTTGTTTgccccttaaaatattttgatcaaACATTATACATCACATTAGATTATTTTTTTGCAGCATAGTGGTATGTATTATTTTATAtgctgattttttttaaaagaagtaATTTTCATTTAACAATTAGATtacttattaaaatttaaataaaaatttttttggatGGCAGAGCCCAATTTGAAGTCCATAATCCCACTAGGCCCAGAAGCTTCTGGAACTCAAAACTGGACTTTGAATATTGATCTGACatttacatacatacatatatgaaaatggtttcgatatgcAAATTAACATAGCTAAACTTCTCCGGCAAGAAAGAATCAGGAAATTCAACCACACTTTGAATCATCATTTCATTCGTACAAGTAAAATTTGCGATCCGAGCCTCTTATTAATTGTTGATTCTcgattggatttgattggagaAGATCTAAGATTTGTTGGGGATGGATTTTGAATTGAGAAGGGCCAGAGAGAAGTTGGAGAAGGAGCAGAGAGAGAGGAAAGAGAAGGCCAAGTTGAAGTTCGAGAGAGAGAGGAAGGCTAAACAAGAAGCGGCAAGCCAGCGCCAAGCTATCGAGGCCGCACAGAGTGCCCGTCGACTCGAAGCCGCAGAAGCAGAAGCCAAGGTTGAGCTTCCCTACCTCGTCCCTTCTTTGTTTGCAAAATTCGTATTTTGTGTTTGACAATCTGTGAATTGATGTGGTTATGATTGATGGCGAATGGGTGTAAAATATGTAGTTTTTTGTGTTCTATAATTAAGTTTATTGgacaatcaaaattcaaaactgCTGTAGATATTAAATTCCAACAAATTGAGAGAGAAAGAATAAAAGACGAAGGTAGAAAATCTACCTTGATTTTCTGGGTATTATCAATGTGATGTTATTTGCAGTACATGCAAAAGGGTGTTGGAACCACATATCTGGTAGTTATGAAGCCATCCATAtcttgtttttgtttatttttctcCAGTGTAAGCAGACCAATGTACGTGTAATGTTGATGTATAGAAGAGATGAGGGTAGTGTATGAAAACGTTTTATTCCTCTTGAGGTTCGAAATATTGTATGAAAAAATGGATATTATGTTACTTTTACATTTCGTAAGCTTTATATTGAAAAGCTTGCTGGTTAGGTAGCGTTTGCAACCTcgaaaaataagtgattatggatttttttcaaaaacttttTCCCCAGTTCTAATGAAATTATTTTACGCATGTAAAATTTCATTATTTTCTCATAGATTATGCAGAATTGTGGGATTAGTTCCTTATTTCCTTTGTTGGTGACTGAATTTGATCGGGGATCAGATCTTGACTCTACCAAAAATTGTGTCTCCTCTACAGGCAAACCAGCAAAATGAAGAAAATTTACTTGCCGGTCGGGGAGTCAATTTTTCACGTATTTTGGAAGCTATACCTTATCAGGGCAGTGGAGACAAGATTAAACTGCCTCCTTCCTGTTTCACTGAATTGTCTGATCAAGGCGCATTCGACAAGGGACCATTGCATTTCTCTTTATCCTTAATATATCTGGATTCTCTCTCCGGTGGGGAAAGTACTGAGAAGGAATTGTCCAGGACAACACATGCTGGTGTCCTGGAGTTCACTGCAGAAGAAGGTTTCGTGGCACTTCCTCTGCACTGTTGGAGTAACTTGTTCTCTGCTGAGACTCCAAAGTCTTCTATGGTGGAAGTGCGTTATGTTTGGCTCCCCAAAGGAACTTATGCAAAACTTCAATCACATGAATTGGGTTTTTCTGATATTCCCAATAATAAAGCGGTTCTGGAAACAAGCCTTCGCCAACATGCAACCCTTTCCCAAGGTGATGTACTCACAGTCAGTCATGGTGTCCTGACTTATCACTTGCACGTACTTGAGTTGAAACCTTTTTCTAGTATATCTGTTCTAGAAACAGATATCGAGGTCGACATAATGGGTCCTGAGTCCCCAGAAAGTGCAAACCAGTATACTTTGAGACCTCTCATAATCGGGAAGCCTGAGTCTGGAATGGTTGATGAAGGAAATTACAAGTACTTCAAGTTCTCGATAGATGATGACACTTGGAATAGGATTTCGTTGGGAGATGTGAAAATTGTGGTCAACTTAGAGTCACATACTCAAGAAGGAGATACAGATCTCTATGTCTCCAAGCATCCCCTTTTGTTCCCTACCCGCCACCAGCATGTCTGGTCTTCCCATGACATGGGTTCGAAGGCATTGGTGCTTGGCTCAAAGGATCTGAACTTGGGTCCAGGTACTTACAGTGTTGCTGTGTACGGCTTTAAGGGAACATCCAAATTCTCTGTTTCAAttgttgttcaagatgtttcaAAGCAATTGGGCCATACAGCTTCTTCTTCATCATTTACCGGGACAGATACTACAGAATGTAAAAATTGTAAACGCCATGTACCTTCAAGGACTATTGCACTTCATGAGGCCTATTGTAGCAGACACAATATTGTCTGCCAGCATCATGGTTGCGGCGTTATTCTTAGAATCGAGGAGGCAAAAAACCACGTTCATTGTGAAAAATGTGGCCAAGCTTTCCAAAAGGGTGAGATTGAGAAGCACATGAAAGTGTTTCATGAACCACTTCATTGCCCTTGTGGGATAGTCCTTGAGAAAGAAGAAATGGTAAGAATCACGTTCTATTCATCTCTTCAAATATGTCGACCCTTGGATGATTGTTATCTTTTTTCTTTTGGGGGTGATTTCGTGGcattcataacataaatgactGATCTTCTGTTGATGATAGAGAAAAATATTACGTGTTTTGGTGTTACTTCTCTGACTCTATTTTGTGTTTTTCTCTTAGCTCACTGTTAGATTGTATAATGAACTTTGGCAGGTGCAACATCAGTCCTCAGATTGCCCCTTGCGACTAATTCCATGCCGATTCTGTGGAGATATGGTTCAAGCTGGGACTTCTGCTGCAGATGTCAGAGACCGAATGAGGGGATTATCAGAACACGAGAGTGTCTGTGGATCAAGAACCGCACCCTGCGATTCTTGTGGGCGTTCTGTTATGTTGAAGGATATGGATATACATCAAATTGCTGTGCATCAGAAAAACTGATCTTGAATTGTTGGCATTCTTTACTCTTCAGAGCTTTATACTTTCAGTGTCAAGTGGTTCATGTCCGGCAAATCTGAAGCCAATATCTTTTTACGGATCTGAATCTGATCACTCTTTTGCATTGCAGAATTGTTGTTGCTGATTCTGATGAGATTGCGTTATGAAGAAATATGATTATGTATGTATCGTtgcttcttgtttttttttttttttttattattattattattttttgccttattatattttatatatttgtatTCTTTTATCCAGGTTTCGGTTGTTGATACGAAGACAGAAATCCATTTTCTACtctgttttaattatttatttaaatggcATGGTGTTAACTCACGCAAGCCGCGACGGCATACAAATATCCTATCAGCCAATGTTGTAAtaaaatacacaaataaataaatatatcgtCACGTAAGCTGCCGTAAGTTTCATGCATAAATTTTGCAAGACAGAACTCTGAACGTGTTCATacgtattatttttatattaaaattattaatttttattgtataagtattatttttatattaaaattattaatttttattgtaaatataaacGTGTTCATCcgtattatttttatatcaaaattattaatttttattataaatataaaagtaTTAGTCTGTCACATAAATAAAGATTTGGAAAACATGAATAAACGAACATTCGCGAAATTGATTCACAAGAGACCCATAAATCATTTAGTAAACTTTAAaaaaacaacattttttttGTCTCTCAATTTTAAGCCTTTAAAATCATTGTATCAAATGACAAATCTAAATGAAAGAGGGTGTTTGAAAGAGTTTATAGGATTtgaaaacatcttaaaatttaaacaatttaaaagttgtcaaaataagttgtttgacaacttataagctgtttttaaaaaagtaagggagagtaattttttcaaaaatatttttttttgatattttacttcaccatattatccttatatattttattaaattctcacAATGCCCTCTTTTTCAATTTTTATACAtgatttatcaaatttttttctaaattaaaattataaatagttttatttttttaatatatgtttaatatttataataaatttaaaactatttttaaatgtatgttaatatttaaattatttttatagtatGTTACCCTTTCATAATTtcaacaataaaaagatcttataataccaaacacatcaacatatttaagtttttaacaacttatttttaaaataaaacctgAGAGCTTATAAGCTAAAAGCTCCTAGAGTTTATATGCTGTTTTTAATAAGcttagccaaacaccctctaagtCATATAATCCACATGATACAAAACACAATACATTTGCAGAATCTGTACATGCCCTCTGAACATGCATGTATCATAGACATTGAAGATTCTAAACATGGACAGCATGTTCTCGTCCATACCTGTCATGGtcctaaatttttttattttacaccCGGAGCATTCACGAAGTGATGAAATTTTAGTCTTTGGATCATCAATACTTGCAAGTCATTTTCTACTGAATACGAGAGACCTACATGATCAAATAGTCCCAATACTGTTGGGACGGAAGAATTACTCAAGGGGAGCATAGGCCAACTCCATAACCCTGGCCAATGAGAAAGAGTCAAACTCATGCTTGCTTATCAAGTAAACAAACTCACTTGTTAAAGAAAATGGTGAAGAAAACGGTAGTAAAATTATCTCCACCCAGTTTTGGGAGAGGAGCAACAATACACGAACATGAACGTACTTAGTGGTGGGGAATCGTGACAATTGACCACACGACATGGAACAAGTCGCAGTGAAACCGAGGAATTTCCACAAAAAACCAAAGCAAAAGGAAGAAAGCCACTTTTGGTTACATAAAAATTGTGAAATCAAAACATAGTGAATAAAGCACTAGACTTGGCATCATCAGACATTACGTTATTGAAACGTTTCAAATTAGTTGATTTGACTACATTTAAATTTCTTCCGAAAGGAGTTGCCCACGTCCAGATAAACACAATTACCATGTGCAGCATATCTCACACACGCTAGTCGCTAATTGTACATGATAGAAAACAGTCCAGATGCATTAATAGATAACAAAGGTGCCATAATTAGAAGCCTCTAGCTATTCTAAATACAACAACAATACCGATGTGAGTATGCAAAGAAAAGGGAGCCTCTGCATTATGCATTGAAACCAATCTGTCATCTCTTTCTTCGCTTTGGCTCCACCTGATGagtaaaattaacaaaaatcaaTGAGCATGACCAGCTAACCTTGTGTACAATTACGAAAATATGATAAACTTTTTCAAGTACAGTGAATTTCTTTGGTACACAATGTTAACAAAAAACTAGTTGTTACAAATAAAGTATCTAAATTTTCACGAGTTGTTAACAAAATAACCAGAGAGCAATATTCCAGGGACACCATTCCAAATAGTTGAAAAATCGGCACAAGAGATTCCAGAACAGGGACAGAAAGCCACATAACAGTCACCGAAGCATGGTTAAACATAAAAGAGGAAAGGAGGGTCAACTCTTGAAGTAATTTGTATAGCAGGACAGCAAGACCGAATCACATCTTGCAGTAAATAGTAATAATCTTCTCAAGCAAAAGAAAAGGTACTGTACATCTTATATTTAAATACCTACTTTCAAGAGGCTAACACCATGATTGGAAAGAATGAATTGAgaatttgacagcaaaatgataGAGAAAAATCCATACCTTCGCTTCAGCAGGAGGTGATACAGGAAATGAGTTCAAAGACCTTTTGGCGTCATCATCAGATGAACAGTCAGAGCACAGGAAGTGATCCAATTTCTTTGCGTCTTCAATGGTCATACGCATACAAGAAGGATGAAACCTTCAATCAAACAATATATTAAACATGTGTTCTAAATAGTGAGTTAAAATAGAAAATCACCACCAAACAATTTCAAAGTAATAAAGCTATGATCACCAGTTTGAGACACCATTACAAGATGCTAGAACCTAACCATAATGTTCAGTCAACAACAATCTAGAGCATGCATGTGTGCATATCTTGCACCAAGAATAACTGTAATCCAATTCAATTGAAAGCCAACCGTCTGGCCGCTAAACCTCAGATCTGCTAGATTGTAAAACACGACAAGCTTGGTTTGAATTAGTCAATTCACATTGACTTCCCTCATATTCGTAAGCATTTAATCTCCACATAAACATTTGACGTGATATAATAGCCACTACAGCTATCAAAAGCTATAATTCATATACTGATTAATATAATAGCTAGAACCGTGATCTATCATGTTGATTGTTGGCGCAATTTCAACTTGCTGAAATGGGTATTTGTTTTCAGAATTATTATGTAGTTCTATCACCATAGTGCTGTGTGAGGTTACTGCAGTGATGAAGTGGAGTGTAATCTGGATCCCTTTTTTTCTTGGTCCTTCATGCATGTACGTATTTTAAGAAAGAGAGATTTGGATGCTATGAGAATCAGCTGAGAAAATTGAAATCATTGGCTGTTATTCACTCACTTTGTATACTTGAATtctgctttaaaaaaaaaaaaaagatgaccAGATTGGAGATCTGGAAAATGTAGATTTACTGTGTGAACATgagaaacatgttcaaaaattccaaaaagAAAACATGTAACTTCAAAACCACTCCAGTAAAAAAATAGGTACAAACTAGATATCTAACCACCTAGAACattcaatgaaaaatatttcatatgtTGTATCCTAATTACACAACCAAGGCAGTCAAGAACTTTACACAACCAAATAGCCAAGCGTCATACCAGTCCTTGCATCCTTCACATTGTACCATGAGATCATCTGGGTTGTAAGGCATCTCACACTTGCAATACCTTCAAAATAAAACCAGAAGGGTTCACATATCAGATATCAACAAAGTGTATTTTGCATATTTTCAATAACTAACACCAGAAAAGTCAAAATTCTAAAAAGCGAAACTCACACGGCTACACGGTCTGGAGTGAACCCTCCAGTTGCAGCCTTGTACTCAAACCTACAAAAGTAATCCTCTGCTCCCACGTTTTCAAGCTTGGTGTAGTTTTTAAAGGTGTGCACAATACACCTGCCTTCAATAGTATGAGCACTCTGTACATCGAAGTGATCCGACAAGAAGAGCTCTTTGGCACCATGGAACTGTCTGCGACCTCCAATTGATTCTTCAGGCCGGTAGTACCATTGTACATGCACCTTCACGTTGTTCCTGTGATCAGCCTCAATTTTTTCTACTCTTGCCACATAAGGGGGCTTGTCTGAATCTGATGGTCTCATCAACACACAATCACCCGCTGCAAATATACCAACGTGACTTAGTCCAACAGAGTCTACACGTCTAATCAACCAAATAACCATGTGATCTACACATAGTTAAATTTGTTTGCATGGCAGTAATGTTTGTCAGGCATGTAAGATAGTAAAGAGCaccaattttttaaataattcaagCACTTGATATTAATATCTCAATATGAAACATATAGATGAGTGATGCACCTTCATTTGCAGGGTAAGgatgaattttaaaaactattGGATATTCCTAGATTAACTTTCCATGGAAGGAACGAGAATGGTAAATGTCCTCCTAGAccaaaaaataatgatataatAATCACAAATATTATAAGCACAAAACTCATGAGTGTCCTAATTGCTAGACGCAAATTGCGAAGCGACATTCGAGCCATGTTGAAGTGGGGAGCACTAAGGAACAATACAATAGAATCTAAATATTTGAAGACACTACATCCAATATTTACTTCAAACCCATTAAATGACAattgaaataaattaattagtttaaagtgaaaataaataataatcaatttgCATTTTATCTCATATtgagtatttatttaatttaaggcAACCTTTAAAGTCATCTTGAGCCTCAAAGCACATCAAGACCCGTGCTTCACAGTCAAGGATCATGATATTGAAGAATGATGCCTAGTTGCATGTACGCAGAAAGATGAATCTCCATTAGCACAGGCTTTTAGCAATACCTCAAAGGCTTTTAATAACTATGAAAATAATACAAACAACCATAGATGTCAACATTTTTAGGATTAGAAAACTTAGATATAGTTTTCAAGTTTCAAACGCAACCTCTTTTTCACAGGAACTACAAATGGAAATGGTGCTCATTTCTTTAAAGATTCCCTCCTATTTGCATCCAAACTTCATGTTTATGTGAATCAACTTGTCATACAATGAGTTTCAAGGATGTAAAGCATTCAACTTTGACATGGGTCTTCAAACAAATTGCCATCCGGAAGCTGCCGCTTAACATTTTTTTCCTTACTAGCCATAAACTAATGCGTTTCAAGCTCAAAATAATTCGGAACTTAAATTTCCACCTCAAAATCATACACTTTGCACTCACAATGTAAAGAAATAGAATCCTATTGCCACGAATCAATGCACGTCGCAAGTAAAACCAACCCGGGCAGCCAGACCGACATGCAATAATTATTAGAAAAGTAAAATTGTGCACAAAAGGACAAATAAAGTGACCATACGTCGAACGACTTTGTTGGTGCCCTTGATAGTGTATGAGTCAAGGTCCTTTTTTCCAGGTTTCGTCTTCGCCATCTCTTCTCATCAAAAGTGAATTTTTACAGCTAATTTGCGCAATATTATAGCTATCGATAGAGAAAAGCAAAACCCTAACCACGCGGTTTTTGAGAGAGAAATTTAGGGGGGAAAGGGGCGACGGAGGAGCTGTGTCGGAAGACTGGGGTTCAGTTCGCTTCCCGATTCTCTTTCTAAGGtactaataataatacataatgTATCGGTTATAATGCCACTGCTAAATCCCTAACGCCACACCAATTAAACATGTATCCTCCTTTTTGCCCCTCACAtggattttctttcttttttttttccaattcaATTTCGCCTTCCAATAAACAGCAAGTGCGGTTCATTTTATAGCGTTAGTTAAATTGATGTGGTTCGATTGGCCAAACAGATGCCACCGTTACGATACGATCCAATTGCATTTAACTCTCTACGCTGGTGACTAAAATTTGATAAGAACAAGattaaaatacaaatttttCTCCTTATAGATTAGTTACCTAACTAATTCATATATAAGTTAGATGCATTCAAAAATTtcgtatcaaataaattatctagAACCGATAATCAACGAACCAATTTCTTTAATAAACCGAATCGAATGATCTTGTTAACCCATAAAATAAAGCATTTTATTGGCCCAAAAGCTTCATGGAAATTTTACTCTAAATCCCAATGGTTGTGGCCC
It encodes:
- the LOC140891057 gene encoding uncharacterized protein, with translation MDFELRRAREKLEKEQRERKEKAKLKFERERKAKQEAASQRQAIEAAQSARRLEAAEAEAKANQQNEENLLAGRGVNFSRILEAIPYQGSGDKIKLPPSCFTELSDQGAFDKGPLHFSLSLIYLDSLSGGESTEKELSRTTHAGVLEFTAEEGFVALPLHCWSNLFSAETPKSSMVEVRYVWLPKGTYAKLQSHELGFSDIPNNKAVLETSLRQHATLSQGDVLTVSHGVLTYHLHVLELKPFSSISVLETDIEVDIMGPESPESANQYTLRPLIIGKPESGMVDEGNYKYFKFSIDDDTWNRISLGDVKIVVNLESHTQEGDTDLYVSKHPLLFPTRHQHVWSSHDMGSKALVLGSKDLNLGPGTYSVAVYGFKGTSKFSVSIVVQDVSKQLGHTASSSSFTGTDTTECKNCKRHVPSRTIALHEAYCSRHNIVCQHHGCGVILRIEEAKNHVHCEKCGQAFQKGEIEKHMKVFHEPLHCPCGIVLEKEEMVQHQSSDCPLRLIPCRFCGDMVQAGTSAADVRDRMRGLSEHESVCGSRTAPCDSCGRSVMLKDMDIHQIAVHQKN
- the LOC140890685 gene encoding chromatin remodeling protein EBS-like isoform X1 codes for the protein MAKTKPGKKDLDSYTIKGTNKVVRPGDCVLMRPSDSDKPPYVARVEKIEADHRNNVKVHVQWYYRPEESIGGRRQFHGAKELFLSDHFDVQSAHTIEGRCIVHTFKNYTKLENVGAEDYFCRFEYKAATGGFTPDRVAVYCKCEMPYNPDDLMVQCEGCKDWFHPSCMRMTIEDAKKLDHFLCSDCSSDDDAKRSLNSFPVSPPAEAKVEPKRRKR
- the LOC140890685 gene encoding chromatin remodeling protein EBS-like isoform X2, with the protein product MILDCEARVLMCFEAQDDFKAGDCVLMRPSDSDKPPYVARVEKIEADHRNNVKVHVQWYYRPEESIGGRRQFHGAKELFLSDHFDVQSAHTIEGRCIVHTFKNYTKLENVGAEDYFCRFEYKAATGGFTPDRVAVYCKCEMPYNPDDLMVQCEGCKDWFHPSCMRMTIEDAKKLDHFLCSDCSSDDDAKRSLNSFPVSPPAEAKVEPKRRKR